Proteins co-encoded in one Bacillus infantis NRRL B-14911 genomic window:
- a CDS encoding M24 family metallopeptidase has product MDSRISKLSQWMKEEDIDFSFITSPDNVFYLSGFLSDPHERLLGLGVFQDEEPFLVCPGMEKNDAKNAGWNYEIIGYSDTDNPWEFISSAIQKRNQKVSRAAVEKEHMNVERYEAISALFSSAAFVPAEEKLRKLRMVKDDKELKIIREACALADFAIQTGCEEIKEGKTEMDVLAAVEYALKKKGINEMSFSTMVLTGANGASPHGTPGMTKIKKGDLVLFDLGVVVDGYCSDITRTVAYGEISEKQREIYDTVLKAQLAAVDASKPGAACSEIDMTARNIIAEAGYGEYFPHRLGHGLGVSVHEYPSLTSANSLQLEKGMVFTIEPGIYVPGVAGVRIEDDLAVTENGVEILTKFPKELQFV; this is encoded by the coding sequence ATGGACAGCAGAATCAGCAAGTTATCACAATGGATGAAGGAAGAGGATATTGACTTCAGCTTTATCACTTCTCCCGATAATGTCTTTTACTTAAGCGGGTTCCTAAGCGATCCGCATGAACGCCTCCTTGGCCTTGGCGTTTTCCAGGATGAAGAGCCTTTCCTTGTCTGCCCCGGGATGGAAAAAAATGATGCTAAGAATGCCGGATGGAATTATGAAATCATCGGCTACAGCGATACGGATAATCCATGGGAATTCATCTCTTCGGCCATCCAGAAAAGAAATCAAAAAGTCAGCAGGGCTGCAGTTGAAAAAGAACATATGAATGTAGAGCGTTATGAAGCAATTTCTGCTTTATTCTCCAGCGCGGCATTCGTTCCTGCAGAAGAAAAGCTGAGAAAGCTCAGGATGGTGAAGGATGACAAGGAGCTGAAAATCATCCGTGAAGCATGCGCCCTGGCCGACTTTGCCATCCAGACTGGCTGTGAAGAAATTAAGGAAGGAAAGACCGAGATGGATGTCCTCGCTGCGGTCGAGTATGCCTTGAAGAAAAAGGGCATCAATGAAATGTCCTTCTCCACGATGGTCCTGACCGGCGCAAACGGCGCTTCCCCCCACGGGACACCGGGAATGACCAAAATCAAGAAAGGCGATCTTGTCCTTTTTGATTTAGGTGTCGTAGTCGACGGCTACTGCTCAGACATCACCCGCACTGTCGCATACGGTGAGATCAGCGAGAAGCAGAGAGAAATATATGATACAGTCCTTAAAGCGCAGCTGGCCGCCGTGGACGCATCAAAGCCGGGGGCTGCCTGCTCTGAAATAGATATGACGGCAAGGAATATCATTGCAGAGGCCGGCTACGGGGAATACTTCCCTCACCGCCTCGGCCATGGTCTCGGAGTAAGTGTACATGAGTATCCTTCGTTGACTTCAGCCAACTCCCTTCAGCTTGAGAAAGGCATGGTATTTACCATTGAGCCTGGCATTTATGTTCCTGGTGTGGCAGGCGTCCGGATAGAGGATGATCTGGCCGTAACAGAAAACGGTGTTGAGATTTTAACGAAATTCCCGAAGGAACTTCAATTTGTCTGA